A stretch of the Gracilinanus agilis isolate LMUSP501 chromosome 4, AgileGrace, whole genome shotgun sequence genome encodes the following:
- the AANAT gene encoding serotonin N-acetyltransferase produces the protein MEETVVVGTPGADGMPVLKPRILSPTWGLAGSPGRQRRHTLPASEFRCLSPEDAIGVFEIEREAFISVSGNCPLYIDEIRYFLTLCPEMSLGWFEEGRLVAFIIGSLWDQDRLTQESLTLHRPGGHTAHIHVLAVHRTFRQQGKGSILLWRYLQHLCCQSSVRRAALMCEDFLVSFYEKCGFRTVGPCAVSVGTLSFTELQCPVQGRAFFRRNSGC, from the exons ATGGAGGAGACAGTTGTAGTAGGGACTCCTGGGGCAGATGGGATGCCTGTGCTGAAGCCCAGAATCTTGAGCCCAACCTGGGGTCTCGCAGGCTCCCCTGGCCGCCAACGCCGTCACACACTCCCAGCCAGTGAATTCCGATGTCTCTCCCCAGAAGATGCCATCGGTGTGTTTGAGATTGAGCGAGAAG CTTTCATCTCCGTCTCAGGAAACTGTCCCTTGTACATTGATGAGATCCGGTACTTCCTGACCCTGTGCCCAGAGATGTCCCTGGGCTGGTTTGAGGAAGGTCGGCTTGTAGCATTCATCATTGGCTCCCTCTGGGACCAGGACAGACTGACTCAG GAGTCTTTGACGTTACACCGGCCCGGGGGCCACACTGCCCACATTCACGTGCTTGCAGTACACCGCACCTTCCGCCAGCAAGGCAAGGGTTCCATCTTGTTGTGGCGTTACCTGCAGCACCTGTGTTGCCAGTCATCTGTTCGTCGAGCTGCGCTTATGTGTGAAGACTTCCTGGTGTCCTTCTATGAGAAATGTGGCTTCCGGACAGTGGGCCCATGTGCGGTCAGTGTGGGCACCTTGTCCTTCACTGAACTCCAGTGCCCAGTGCAAGGCCGTGCCTTCTTTCGAAGGAATAGTGGTTGCTGA